The proteins below are encoded in one region of Streptomyces cyanogenus:
- a CDS encoding ArsR/SmtB family transcription factor, translated as MSARMHLSPAHRAHERSPGEEQFALAAELLALLGDRTRLALLHTLAGGEADVGTLTEACGAARPAVSQHLARLRLAGLVDTRKEGRRVVYSLRSGHVRRLVEEALRTADHRLAERGGPAAG; from the coding sequence ATGAGCGCACGCATGCACCTGTCACCTGCGCACCGTGCGCACGAGCGCAGCCCGGGCGAGGAGCAGTTCGCGCTCGCCGCCGAGCTGCTCGCCCTGCTGGGCGACCGCACCCGGCTGGCGCTGCTGCACACCCTGGCCGGCGGCGAGGCCGACGTCGGCACGCTCACCGAGGCGTGCGGCGCCGCCCGCCCGGCCGTCAGCCAGCACCTGGCCAGGCTGCGGCTGGCCGGACTGGTGGACACCCGCAAGGAGGGCCGCCGGGTGGTCTACTCGCTCCGCTCCGGGCATGTGCGGCGGCTGGTCGAGGAGGCCCTGAGGACGGCCGACCACCGCCTCGCCGAACGGGGCGGCCCGGCGGCGGGCTGA
- a CDS encoding 4-hydroxybenzoate 3-monooxygenase, which produces MTSPSPHLDSPAAARCPVVVVGAGPAGLTVGNILRAAGVDCLVLETESRAFIEQRPRAGVIEEWAVRGLERRGLAGSLLERAERHSACEFRFGGDGYRFAYTELTGRHHWVYPQPLLVTDLVREYADVRGGEIRFGVRDVRLHDLDSDRPAVSYTDPDSGERVLVHCDFVAGCDGARGAGRAALPPRARISRHDYGIGWLALLAEAPPSSGHVLFGMHADGFAGHMPRSAEMTRYYLQCPPGDDPDAWSHERVWDQLQRRLGAAGRPPLTEGRLLEKRVLDMHNYVVEPMVFGRLFLAGDAAHLVAPIAAKGMNLALNDAFLLGDALAAYLTKDDPAGLDGYSDACLRRVWDYQEFSEWLSEIYHGTSHGDPYRAGTTLARLRRLFTSPAAAAAFAEQYLGTAEAF; this is translated from the coding sequence GTGACGTCTCCCTCCCCCCACCTCGACTCCCCCGCCGCCGCCCGCTGTCCGGTCGTCGTCGTGGGCGCCGGACCGGCCGGCCTGACCGTCGGGAACATCCTGCGGGCGGCCGGTGTCGACTGCCTGGTCCTGGAGACCGAGAGCAGGGCGTTCATCGAGCAGCGGCCCCGCGCCGGCGTCATCGAGGAGTGGGCCGTACGCGGTCTGGAACGACGCGGTCTGGCCGGCAGCCTGTTGGAGCGCGCCGAGCGGCACTCCGCCTGCGAGTTCCGCTTCGGCGGGGACGGCTACCGCTTCGCCTACACGGAACTGACGGGGCGTCACCACTGGGTCTACCCGCAGCCGCTGCTGGTGACCGACCTGGTGCGCGAGTACGCCGACGTGCGCGGTGGCGAGATCCGCTTCGGGGTGCGCGACGTACGCCTGCACGACCTGGACTCGGACCGGCCCGCCGTCTCCTACACCGACCCGGACAGCGGTGAACGGGTGCTGGTGCACTGCGACTTCGTCGCCGGCTGCGACGGGGCGCGGGGGGCCGGCCGGGCCGCGCTGCCGCCGCGGGCGCGGATCTCCCGGCACGACTACGGCATCGGCTGGCTGGCCCTGCTGGCCGAGGCACCGCCGTCCTCCGGCCACGTGCTGTTCGGCATGCACGCCGACGGGTTCGCCGGGCACATGCCCCGCAGTGCCGAGATGACCCGCTACTACCTGCAGTGCCCGCCCGGCGACGACCCGGACGCCTGGTCGCACGAGCGCGTCTGGGACCAGCTCCAACGGCGCCTGGGGGCGGCGGGCCGGCCGCCGCTGACGGAGGGGCGGCTGCTGGAGAAGCGGGTACTGGACATGCACAACTACGTCGTCGAGCCCATGGTGTTCGGCCGGCTCTTCCTGGCCGGCGACGCCGCGCACCTCGTCGCGCCGATCGCCGCGAAGGGCATGAACCTGGCGCTGAACGACGCGTTCCTGCTCGGCGACGCCCTGGCCGCGTATCTGACCAAGGACGACCCGGCGGGCCTGGACGGCTACTCGGACGCCTGTCTGCGCCGGGTGTGGGACTACCAGGAGTTCTCGGAGTGGCTCTCCGAGATCTACCACGGCACCTCCCACGGAGACCCCTACCGTGCGGGCACCACGCTGGCCCGTCTGCGCCGGCTGTTCACCTCGCCCGCGGCGGCTGCCGCCTTCGCCGAGCAGTACCTCGGGACGGCCGAGGCGTTCTGA
- a CDS encoding APC family permease produces the protein MAKVDALPQAKLESGGLRRDVGLIGLMWASVGSIIGSGWLYGAEKAVVVAGPAAIISWVIGTVAIVLLALVHAELGGMFPVAGGTARYPHYAFGGLAGMSFGWFAWLQAATVAPIEVEAMIGYAGHWKWAQGLQHADGTLTTSGFITAVALMAVFVGVNFFGVRALAHTNSAATWWKIAVPLGAIFIIAATNFHASNFTSEGFAPFGAQGILGAISSSGIIFALLGFEQAIQLAGESRNPKRDLPRATLGSVAIGAAIYILLQVVFIAALPHTSFAHGWAKLDFPGISGPWAGLATLVGLGWLGWVLYVDAIISPGGTGLIYTTATSRVSFGLAKNGYAPKAFAKTDKRGVPWFGLIMAFVTGVICFLPFPSWQELVGFITSASVLMYAGAPLAYGVFADRLPHHERPYRLPGGKVISPLSFVVANLIIYWAGWDTLWRLGFAILLGYLLLGSYAWYATATGKPDAPRMDFKAAQWLPGYLLGLGLISWLGTFGGRGTIPLWWDILVVAAFSVGIYYWARAVASKPEAIERSIDEVVVTEAPAH, from the coding sequence ATGGCGAAAGTCGACGCCCTGCCACAGGCCAAGCTGGAGTCCGGCGGTCTGCGCCGAGATGTCGGACTGATAGGTCTGATGTGGGCCTCCGTCGGCTCCATCATCGGCTCCGGCTGGCTGTACGGCGCCGAGAAGGCCGTCGTCGTGGCCGGCCCCGCGGCGATCATCTCGTGGGTGATCGGCACGGTGGCGATCGTGCTGCTGGCGCTCGTCCACGCCGAGCTCGGCGGCATGTTCCCGGTGGCGGGCGGCACCGCCCGCTACCCGCACTACGCGTTCGGCGGCCTGGCCGGCATGTCCTTCGGCTGGTTCGCCTGGCTCCAGGCGGCCACCGTGGCCCCGATCGAGGTCGAGGCCATGATCGGCTACGCCGGTCACTGGAAGTGGGCCCAGGGCCTTCAGCACGCCGACGGAACGCTGACGACCAGCGGTTTCATCACGGCCGTCGCCCTGATGGCGGTCTTCGTCGGCGTCAACTTCTTCGGCGTCCGCGCTCTGGCCCACACCAACAGCGCCGCCACCTGGTGGAAGATCGCCGTCCCGCTCGGAGCGATCTTCATCATCGCCGCGACCAACTTCCACGCGAGCAACTTCACCTCGGAGGGCTTCGCCCCCTTCGGCGCCCAGGGCATCCTCGGCGCCATCAGCTCCAGCGGCATCATCTTCGCGCTGCTCGGCTTCGAGCAGGCGATCCAGCTGGCGGGCGAGAGCCGGAACCCGAAGCGTGACCTGCCGCGGGCGACCCTCGGCTCGGTCGCGATCGGCGCCGCGATCTACATCCTGCTCCAGGTCGTGTTCATCGCCGCGCTGCCGCACACCTCCTTCGCGCACGGCTGGGCCAAGCTGGACTTCCCCGGCATCAGCGGTCCGTGGGCGGGCCTGGCGACCCTGGTGGGCCTGGGCTGGCTGGGCTGGGTGCTCTACGTCGACGCGATCATCTCGCCCGGCGGCACCGGCCTGATCTACACCACCGCCACCTCGCGCGTCTCCTTCGGCCTGGCCAAGAACGGCTACGCGCCGAAGGCCTTCGCCAAGACCGACAAGCGCGGTGTGCCGTGGTTCGGCCTCATCATGGCGTTCGTCACCGGCGTGATCTGCTTCCTGCCCTTCCCGAGCTGGCAGGAGCTGGTCGGCTTCATCACCTCGGCGAGCGTGCTGATGTACGCGGGCGCCCCGCTGGCCTACGGCGTCTTCGCCGACCGCCTGCCGCACCACGAGCGCCCCTACCGGCTGCCCGGCGGCAAGGTCATCTCGCCGCTGTCCTTCGTGGTGGCCAACCTGATCATCTACTGGGCCGGCTGGGACACCCTGTGGCGGCTGGGCTTCGCGATCCTGCTCGGCTACCTGCTGCTGGGCTCCTACGCCTGGTACGCCACGGCCACGGGGAAGCCGGACGCGCCCCGCATGGACTTCAAGGCCGCGCAGTGGCTGCCCGGTTACCTGCTGGGCCTGGGCCTGATCTCCTGGCTGGGCACCTTCGGCGGCCGGGGCACCATCCCGCTGTGGTGGGACATCCTGGTCGTGGCGGCCTTCTCGGTCGGCATCTACTACTGGGCCCGGGCCGTCGCCTCGAAGCCCGAGGCGATCGAGCGCAGCATCGACGAGGTCGTGGTGACGGAGGCGCCCGCGCACTGA
- a CDS encoding CoA-binding protein, with amino-acid sequence MYGDEATIRRILTELGDTWAVVGLSSNRSRAAYGVAQVLQRFGKRIVPVHPKAETVHGERGYASLADIPFDVDVVDVFVNSALAGAVADEAAARGAQAVWFQLGVVDVAAYERTRAAGLHMVMDRCPAIEIPRLTA; translated from the coding sequence ATGTACGGCGACGAGGCGACCATCCGCAGGATCCTGACCGAGCTGGGCGACACCTGGGCGGTGGTCGGCCTGTCCTCGAACCGGAGCCGGGCCGCCTACGGGGTGGCCCAGGTGCTCCAGCGGTTCGGCAAGCGGATCGTGCCGGTGCACCCGAAGGCCGAGACCGTGCACGGGGAGCGGGGCTACGCCTCCCTCGCGGACATCCCCTTCGACGTGGACGTGGTGGACGTCTTCGTCAACAGCGCGCTGGCCGGTGCGGTGGCCGACGAGGCCGCGGCCCGGGGCGCGCAGGCGGTGTGGTTCCAGCTCGGGGTCGTCGACGTGGCGGCCTACGAACGCACCCGTGCGGCGGGCCTGCACATGGTCATGGACCGGTGCCCGGCGATCGAAATTCCCCGCCTGACCGCGTGA
- a CDS encoding SixA phosphatase family protein produces MSGPAGHARRLVVLRHAKSAWPEGVGDHRRPLAPRGLRDAPAAGRALAAASLPDVALCSTAVRARRTWELASAEWATPPPVRYDPRLYGAGVPELLEVVHEVPAQVRTLLLIGHNPGLEDLVLTLAEDGLDDTLERVRTKFPTSAFAVLTWHGTGWPDLGPGGALLTSFTVPRGKKRS; encoded by the coding sequence GTGAGCGGGCCGGCCGGGCACGCGCGGCGGCTGGTGGTGTTGCGGCACGCCAAGTCCGCGTGGCCCGAGGGCGTCGGCGATCACCGCAGGCCGCTCGCGCCGCGCGGCCTGCGGGACGCGCCCGCCGCCGGTCGTGCCCTCGCCGCCGCTTCGCTGCCCGACGTCGCCCTGTGCTCCACCGCCGTACGCGCCCGCCGTACCTGGGAGCTGGCCTCCGCCGAGTGGGCCACCCCGCCGCCGGTGCGCTACGACCCGCGACTGTACGGGGCCGGCGTGCCGGAGCTGCTGGAGGTGGTGCACGAGGTACCGGCGCAGGTGCGGACGCTCCTGTTGATCGGGCACAACCCCGGTCTGGAGGACCTGGTGCTGACGCTGGCCGAGGACGGCCTCGACGACACCCTGGAGCGGGTCCGCACGAAGTTCCCGACCTCCGCGTTCGCCGTGCTCACCTGGCACGGCACCGGCTGGCCGGACCTCGGCCCCGGCGGCGCCCTGCTCACCTCGTTCACGGTCCCGCGCGGCAAGAAGCGGAGCTAG
- a CDS encoding YigZ family protein, whose amino-acid sequence MQDEYRTVARAGVHETEINRSRFLCALAPASTEQEAQDFIAAVRKEHADATHNCWAYVIGADASVQKASDDGEPGGTAGVPMLQMLLRRDMRYVVAVVTRYYGGVKLGAGGLIRAYGGSVGEALDALGTLTRRRFRLATVTVDHQRAGKVQNDLRATGREVRDVRYGEAVTLEIGLPDADVDAFRGWLADVTAGTARFELGGEAYGDA is encoded by the coding sequence ATGCAGGACGAGTACCGCACAGTCGCCCGCGCGGGCGTGCACGAGACCGAGATCAACCGCTCCCGCTTCCTGTGCGCCCTCGCCCCGGCCTCCACCGAGCAGGAGGCCCAGGACTTCATCGCCGCCGTGCGCAAGGAGCACGCCGACGCCACCCACAACTGCTGGGCCTACGTCATCGGCGCCGACGCCTCCGTACAGAAGGCCAGCGACGACGGCGAACCGGGCGGCACCGCCGGCGTGCCCATGCTGCAGATGCTGCTGCGCCGCGACATGCGGTACGTCGTGGCCGTCGTCACCCGCTACTACGGCGGCGTCAAGCTCGGCGCCGGTGGACTGATCCGCGCCTACGGCGGCTCGGTCGGCGAGGCCCTGGACGCGCTCGGCACCCTCACCCGGCGCCGCTTCCGGCTGGCCACGGTGACCGTCGACCACCAGCGCGCGGGCAAGGTCCAGAACGACCTGCGCGCCACCGGCCGCGAGGTGCGCGACGTCCGCTACGGTGAGGCCGTCACCCTGGAGATCGGCCTGCCGGACGCCGACGTGGACGCGTTCCGCGGCTGGCTCGCCGATGTGACGGCGGGCACGGCACGCTTCGAACTCGGCGGCGAAGCCTACGGAGACGCCTGA